A single Parabacteroides timonensis DNA region contains:
- a CDS encoding DUF4248 domain-containing protein, whose translation MKREDEKDKKKSVEEEEEKKWKNRSFTWMELGVLYSPTLTPAAASRRLKAWVIANGGLIRSLTKTGWNRTQRILTPRQVGCIVEVLGEP comes from the coding sequence ATGAAACGGGAAGATGAAAAAGACAAGAAAAAATCTGTGGAAGAAGAAGAGGAAAAGAAGTGGAAGAACCGCAGTTTTACCTGGATGGAACTAGGCGTGTTGTATAGTCCGACACTGACTCCCGCGGCAGCTTCCCGCCGGTTGAAAGCCTGGGTGATAGCGAATGGTGGTCTGATCCGTAGCTTGACAAAGACAGGCTGGAACCGTACGCAACGTATTCTGACACCACGCCAGGTAGGGTGTATTGTGGAGGTGCTCGGGGAACCTTAA
- a CDS encoding DNA primase has translation MTHQEINHIKQSAPQIEEVIGRYVQLTRKGKSLLGLCPFHEDHHPSLVVNQEKQYFTCFACGEKGDVIHFLQKIEGLSFKEAVKKLKIENGTLKIKSEVKPGVKLTNPVCETEKFSIFNSQFSIEKNLQFFSSLLPAASGDSDLTPTWLDFEVGTSPAMVAGEWKAMRNRLVFPIRDEEGILVGFGARRLTEVPGSPKYINSPTSELYRKNELLYGLNIARKAIREKGYAILVEGYKDVLAMHAAGFGNTVALCGTALCDGHIALLKKYTSRVLVMLDADTAGRNASEKAVSLLRMQGIRAYGVELPEGEDPDSLFRLWGKERFTGYLRKKLAEDSPSEEALLLERIRIGIQTLSGITDMTERMQALRRLNTGIAHLTGLSQRQKRPATMDWRWA, from the coding sequence ATGACGCATCAGGAAATAAACCATATAAAACAGTCGGCTCCGCAGATCGAAGAGGTCATCGGACGATATGTGCAGCTGACACGGAAAGGCAAAAGCCTGCTGGGGCTTTGTCCGTTCCATGAAGACCACCATCCTTCTTTGGTTGTTAACCAGGAGAAGCAATATTTTACCTGTTTTGCATGCGGGGAGAAAGGGGATGTGATCCATTTTTTACAGAAGATAGAAGGGCTGTCGTTTAAGGAAGCGGTTAAGAAATTAAAAATTGAAAATGGAACATTGAAAATTAAATCCGAAGTCAAACCCGGAGTCAAATTGACAAACCCTGTTTGTGAAACAGAAAAATTTTCAATTTTCAATTCTCAATTTTCAATTGAAAAAAACCTTCAGTTTTTTTCGTCTCTCCTTCCTGCCGCTTCCGGAGATTCGGACCTGACTCCGACCTGGCTTGATTTTGAGGTAGGAACTTCCCCGGCTATGGTTGCCGGGGAATGGAAAGCGATGCGTAACCGGCTGGTATTCCCGATACGGGATGAAGAAGGCATACTGGTAGGATTTGGGGCGCGTCGACTGACGGAAGTACCGGGCTCTCCCAAATATATCAATTCGCCGACCAGTGAACTTTATCGTAAGAACGAGCTTCTTTACGGATTGAATATCGCCCGCAAGGCAATTAGGGAAAAAGGATATGCCATACTGGTGGAAGGCTACAAAGACGTGCTGGCGATGCATGCAGCGGGATTCGGAAATACAGTGGCGCTTTGTGGAACGGCTTTATGCGACGGCCATATTGCGCTGCTGAAGAAATATACATCGCGGGTATTGGTGATGCTGGATGCGGATACGGCTGGAAGAAATGCTTCGGAAAAGGCCGTTTCGCTTCTAAGGATGCAGGGTATACGGGCTTACGGGGTAGAATTGCCGGAGGGGGAAGATCCCGACTCGTTGTTCCGGCTTTGGGGAAAAGAGCGGTTTACCGGTTATCTCCGGAAAAAGCTTGCAGAGGACTCGCCCTCGGAAGAGGCTTTGTTATTGGAACGTATCCGGATAGGGATACAGACGTTGTCTGGCATTACGGATATGACGGAAAGGATGCAGGCGCTTCGTCGCCTGAATACCGGGATTGCTCACCTGACCGGTCTGTCGCAGAGGCAGAAACGTCCGGCCACTATGGATTGGAGGTGGGCATGA
- a CDS encoding YjbH domain-containing protein, which yields MRRRCWMTSLLLLWGMAVAVQGQHSRNHLPTGRSVEEAAEQVLLSLGMEEVRVARTDSVCTVAYEDNIYRGTYRGLAAVAESLRKLPEAEQAVRYELVVLDDRIPRLLLTLPREVEALEVSYDTDEAMRRLKGKESRNRMAGRVDVVLYPELFLQNSWLDKLYGVAVNFSPAIEMDLWKGAVLTGQVILPLYTNMTDYRKYIRPGVITLRQEFRLPGGVLGRLTAGNFTGNRMGVDAALRYQPARGRWMVGANVGLTGSSTCYGGEWVVSTWRKVTGSVWGRYNEPRYDLQIDLAAVRLVYGDMGARLDCRRHFGEVTVGVYGLLTGGEVNGGFHFAIPIPGTKRGKRRAVRFRLPEYFAHEYRARHGGSYGDELLGYSYEVRPDENGSRGYDAPEFVRKEVLKIITR from the coding sequence ATGAGGCGGAGGTGTTGGATGACGAGTCTCCTGCTGTTGTGGGGGATGGCTGTGGCTGTACAGGGGCAGCATTCGCGAAATCATCTGCCTACGGGCAGGTCGGTGGAGGAAGCGGCAGAGCAGGTGTTGTTGTCGCTGGGCATGGAGGAAGTGAGGGTGGCACGGACCGATTCGGTTTGCACTGTCGCTTACGAGGATAATATTTACCGGGGGACTTACCGGGGACTGGCTGCGGTGGCGGAGAGCTTGCGGAAACTGCCGGAGGCGGAACAGGCTGTCCGATATGAGCTGGTGGTGCTGGATGACCGGATACCGCGGTTGTTGCTGACATTGCCCCGGGAGGTGGAGGCTCTGGAGGTTAGCTACGATACGGATGAGGCGATGCGCCGGTTGAAAGGCAAGGAGAGCCGGAACCGGATGGCGGGACGGGTCGATGTGGTCTTGTATCCGGAGTTGTTTTTGCAAAATTCGTGGCTCGACAAGTTGTATGGGGTGGCTGTCAATTTCTCGCCTGCCATCGAGATGGACCTCTGGAAAGGGGCGGTACTGACAGGGCAGGTGATATTGCCGCTTTATACGAATATGACGGATTATCGGAAATACATACGTCCGGGAGTGATCACGCTCCGGCAGGAGTTCCGTTTGCCGGGCGGTGTGCTGGGACGGCTGACAGCGGGAAACTTTACGGGTAACCGGATGGGGGTGGACGCCGCTTTGCGTTATCAGCCTGCCCGGGGACGGTGGATGGTCGGGGCGAATGTTGGACTGACCGGATCGAGTACCTGCTATGGCGGGGAATGGGTGGTGTCAACCTGGAGGAAGGTGACGGGATCGGTATGGGGACGGTATAATGAACCGCGGTATGATTTGCAGATCGACCTGGCGGCTGTGCGGCTGGTGTACGGAGATATGGGGGCACGGCTGGATTGCCGCCGTCATTTCGGAGAGGTGACGGTCGGTGTGTATGGGCTGCTGACCGGCGGGGAAGTGAATGGCGGTTTCCATTTTGCTATTCCCATTCCGGGGACGAAGCGGGGGAAACGCCGGGCGGTCCGTTTCCGTTTACCGGAATACTTCGCCCATGAATACAGGGCACGGCATGGTGGTTCCTACGGCGATGAGCTGCTGGGTTACAGCTATGAGGTCCGTCCCGATGAGAACGGCAGCCGGGGGTATGATGCACCGGAGTTCGTTCGAAAAGAGGTTTTAAAGATCATTACAAGATAA
- a CDS encoding YjbH domain-containing protein, giving the protein MMNISIRFKKLILSACWLLMAVGLHAQHSMGVTGLLNIPTADMQADGTFMVGVNYLPEQMLPEHWDYNSGNYFLNMTFLPCLEIGYRCTLLKLKTGKWNQDRSVSLRIRPLKEGKYWPSVVVGSNDALTTGQLNTFSEVTGNRYFSSVYGVATKHFLPGGHDLAFTFGWNIPFRKHAVRDGVFGGMSYSPAFCRPLSLMAEYDGNVVNMGGSVRLFNHFTVHVFCYDLEAVSCGVRYELVLLGKKGGRP; this is encoded by the coding sequence ATGATGAATATATCGATCCGGTTTAAGAAACTGATTCTGTCTGCCTGTTGGTTGCTGATGGCAGTCGGCCTTCACGCCCAGCACTCAATGGGAGTGACAGGCTTGCTGAATATCCCGACGGCGGATATGCAGGCGGACGGGACATTTATGGTGGGGGTGAATTACCTGCCGGAGCAGATGCTTCCCGAGCATTGGGATTATAATTCGGGGAATTATTTCCTGAATATGACTTTTCTGCCTTGCCTGGAAATAGGGTATCGTTGTACGCTGCTGAAACTTAAGACTGGGAAGTGGAACCAGGACCGTTCGGTGTCGCTTAGGATACGTCCGCTGAAAGAGGGGAAATACTGGCCGTCGGTGGTCGTAGGGAGCAATGACGCTTTGACGACCGGGCAGCTGAATACATTCAGTGAAGTTACCGGTAACCGTTATTTCTCATCGGTGTACGGAGTAGCGACGAAGCATTTCCTGCCCGGCGGTCATGACCTGGCATTCACGTTCGGATGGAATATCCCGTTCCGCAAACATGCCGTTCGTGACGGGGTTTTCGGAGGGATGAGTTATTCACCGGCTTTCTGCCGTCCGCTTTCCCTGATGGCGGAATATGACGGAAACGTGGTGAATATGGGCGGGAGTGTCCGGCTTTTCAATCATTTTACGGTACATGTGTTTTGCTATGACCTGGAAGCGGTGTCGTGCGGGGTACGGTACGAACTGGTGTTACTGGGTAAGAAAGGGGGTAGACCATGA
- a CDS encoding carboxypeptidase-like regulatory domain-containing protein: protein MKTTNYCSLGLLAATLVFGGLFFNSCKDDEVEPVPEIVENPLEKDAYFITGKVTDGANALADVAVSAGSVSAKTDAAGTYLIEVTKKGTFELSFAKDGYITIGNEVTIDNDADKGTIVSYSQVLTKKADAVKVDPEKDTQVTASEDVDVAIPAGAVKTETDVTITPFVPAADKKVKEAADKAIATSTPVETSSALSLTSLSCEPDGLTFDKPVEIKVKAEEAENGVYFTKAKHYVNGTEEGEADFDAENKSYVIRLNGFSVHEVKVATDFSAEPGSESVFSEVIDNLGKTTAVSKTFSFKMKDGWRIVSKSAGVTGGIEAKLMAALTNTLSSSEGISETEISKEVAVCGDMKMSVAFKQALVKYTFQVETSAGTESITAEKYGTVSQSIEKEQGNMKPEHN from the coding sequence ATGAAAACAACTAATTATTGTTCGTTGGGCCTGTTGGCTGCAACGCTGGTGTTTGGCGGATTATTTTTTAATTCCTGTAAAGACGATGAAGTGGAACCCGTTCCGGAAATCGTGGAAAACCCGCTGGAGAAAGATGCCTATTTCATCACCGGTAAGGTGACGGACGGGGCAAATGCCCTGGCTGATGTAGCTGTATCGGCCGGAAGTGTATCGGCGAAAACCGATGCTGCAGGTACTTATCTGATAGAAGTGACCAAGAAAGGTACATTTGAACTGAGCTTCGCAAAAGACGGCTATATCACGATCGGGAATGAAGTAACCATCGACAACGATGCCGATAAAGGAACCATCGTCTCTTATTCACAGGTATTGACAAAGAAAGCGGATGCTGTCAAAGTCGATCCGGAGAAAGATACGCAGGTGACTGCTTCGGAGGATGTCGATGTGGCTATCCCTGCCGGGGCTGTGAAGACGGAAACAGATGTGACGATTACTCCGTTTGTGCCTGCTGCCGATAAGAAGGTGAAAGAGGCTGCCGATAAGGCGATCGCTACTTCTACTCCGGTGGAAACATCGTCTGCCCTCTCTTTGACCAGCCTGAGTTGTGAACCGGACGGTCTGACCTTCGACAAGCCTGTGGAGATAAAGGTGAAGGCGGAAGAGGCTGAGAACGGCGTTTATTTCACGAAAGCGAAACATTATGTAAACGGTACGGAAGAAGGGGAAGCCGATTTCGATGCGGAAAATAAATCGTATGTGATTCGCCTGAATGGTTTCTCCGTGCATGAAGTGAAGGTCGCTACCGACTTTTCTGCCGAACCGGGTAGTGAATCCGTTTTCTCCGAAGTGATAGATAACCTGGGAAAGACGACTGCCGTATCGAAGACGTTCTCTTTCAAGATGAAAGACGGCTGGAGGATCGTATCCAAGAGCGCAGGTGTGACAGGCGGTATCGAGGCAAAGCTGATGGCAGCTCTGACCAATACGTTATCCAGCAGCGAAGGTATCTCTGAAACGGAAATATCCAAAGAGGTGGCAGTATGCGGGGATATGAAGATGTCGGTTGCTTTCAAGCAGGCATTGGTGAAGTATACTTTCCAGGTAGAGACAAGTGCAGGGACTGAAAGCATTACTGCCGAAAAATACGGAACCGTGTCACAAAGCATCGAAAAGGAACAGGGTAATATGAAACCCGAACATAACTAA
- a CDS encoding polysaccharide biosynthesis/export family protein, protein MMRKYVTYLLVCVAVFFTACTSTKKILYLQDVVPLKQQEIEQKYEVIIHSDDLLAIMVNSRDPELALPFNMPMVTYQLGSNSTGQQRVLGYLVDTNGDIDFPILGKIHVEGLTRMQLTELVKNKLIEGDLIKDPIVTVQFLNFKVSVMGEVGRPGSFTISGDRITLLEALSMAGDLTIYGRRDRVGVIRENNGKRTILFHDLRSAEIFNSPCYYLQQNDIVYVEPNKAKSGQSGINQNNTIGVWVSVISLLTTIAVLIFK, encoded by the coding sequence ATGATGAGAAAATATGTGACCTATCTGTTGGTGTGTGTGGCGGTATTTTTTACCGCCTGCACATCGACAAAAAAGATACTCTATTTACAGGATGTCGTCCCGTTGAAGCAGCAGGAGATCGAGCAGAAATACGAAGTGATTATCCATAGCGATGACCTGCTGGCTATCATGGTGAACAGCCGCGATCCGGAACTGGCACTGCCTTTCAATATGCCGATGGTGACCTATCAGCTGGGATCGAACAGTACCGGACAACAGCGCGTCTTGGGATACCTGGTCGATACGAACGGGGATATCGATTTCCCGATCCTTGGAAAGATCCATGTGGAGGGGCTGACCCGTATGCAGTTGACGGAGCTGGTGAAGAACAAGCTGATAGAAGGGGATCTGATCAAGGATCCGATCGTGACGGTACAGTTCCTGAACTTTAAGGTGTCCGTCATGGGAGAGGTGGGCCGTCCGGGTAGTTTTACTATCTCCGGCGACCGTATTACGCTGCTGGAAGCGTTGAGTATGGCGGGCGACCTGACCATCTACGGACGACGTGACCGGGTAGGCGTGATCCGTGAAAACAACGGAAAGCGTACGATCCTTTTCCACGACCTGCGCTCGGCGGAGATATTTAATTCGCCCTGTTATTATCTGCAGCAGAACGATATCGTGTATGTGGAACCGAATAAAGCGAAGTCGGGACAGAGCGGCATCAACCAGAATAACACAATCGGAGTCTGGGTTTCCGTCATCTCCCTCCTGACGACCATCGCAGTATTAATCTTTAAATAA
- a CDS encoding replicative DNA helicase, producing the protein MDADKTNNMGMGGMTIVELESTLVCCLMTSLDAPMQVSTMLRKEMFSDKSLRFVFGVIMDLYDQGVQPDMVTVETGMRRQDEARWKELNGLSFLLPAMLNVRNAENVIRYAEEVKRQYKLRCLMQLFVTLNFSSGKFDADPDKLIAEAEQSLQELRRDTAGGKAMRTVGELAEEALQWHSRRAGASEDVTRLLTGIEELDYVTGGLHRGEIIILGGRPSDGKTAVALHIAVNAAKEGKHVCLFSLEMSDLQMLNRILAGMTDVDPDHLRISGLTGKELEQLKEASRKLEHLPLYMDYTPCNTVSDIRAKVMLKSKQGECDLVVIDYLHLLSSVRQKNETQDQVVGRNVVALKQLALEADCPVLLVSQMNRACDTRADRAHIPVMSDLRDSGTIEQVADCVVFVYRPEKHGITKDERTGENLVGVGKLYIVKNRNGATGIARFRYNPSYTKITNYCNTVTS; encoded by the coding sequence ATGGATGCGGATAAGACGAATAATATGGGAATGGGTGGTATGACCATTGTCGAACTGGAAAGTACGCTGGTTTGTTGCCTGATGACTTCATTGGATGCTCCGATGCAGGTCTCCACGATGTTACGTAAGGAGATGTTTTCGGATAAATCGCTGAGATTTGTCTTCGGTGTAATCATGGATTTGTACGATCAGGGCGTGCAGCCGGATATGGTGACGGTAGAAACCGGAATGCGCCGGCAGGATGAAGCCCGCTGGAAGGAACTGAATGGACTGTCGTTCCTGCTTCCGGCGATGCTGAATGTGCGCAATGCGGAGAATGTAATACGTTATGCCGAAGAGGTGAAACGGCAATATAAGTTACGCTGCCTGATGCAGTTGTTCGTGACGTTAAATTTTAGTTCCGGGAAATTCGATGCCGATCCCGACAAGCTGATTGCGGAAGCGGAACAGTCGTTGCAGGAGCTTCGGCGCGACACAGCCGGTGGAAAAGCGATGCGTACGGTAGGAGAATTGGCGGAAGAAGCTTTGCAATGGCATAGCAGGCGTGCCGGGGCATCGGAGGATGTGACCCGTTTGTTGACCGGGATAGAGGAGCTCGACTATGTAACGGGAGGTTTGCACAGAGGCGAAATTATCATTCTAGGGGGCCGTCCGAGTGATGGGAAGACTGCGGTGGCACTTCATATAGCCGTCAATGCAGCGAAGGAAGGGAAGCATGTCTGTTTGTTCAGCCTCGAAATGTCGGATTTGCAGATGCTGAACCGTATCCTGGCCGGTATGACGGATGTGGATCCGGACCATTTGCGGATCAGCGGATTGACCGGGAAGGAACTGGAGCAATTGAAAGAGGCAAGCCGCAAACTGGAACATCTTCCTCTCTATATGGATTATACGCCTTGCAACACCGTCAGCGATATACGTGCCAAGGTGATGCTGAAAAGCAAACAAGGGGAATGTGATTTGGTGGTGATCGATTATTTGCACCTGCTGTCGTCTGTCCGACAGAAGAATGAAACACAGGATCAGGTCGTGGGGCGTAATGTGGTAGCCCTGAAACAGCTGGCCCTGGAGGCCGATTGTCCGGTACTGCTTGTTTCGCAGATGAACCGGGCCTGTGATACACGTGCCGACAGGGCACATATCCCGGTGATGAGCGACCTGAGAGATTCGGGTACGATCGAGCAGGTGGCGGATTGTGTCGTGTTTGTTTACCGTCCCGAGAAGCATGGCATTACGAAAGATGAACGGACGGGTGAAAACCTGGTAGGAGTAGGCAAACTCTATATTGTGAAGAATAGGAACGGGGCGACCGGCATTGCACGGTTCCGTTATAATCCTTCGTATACAAAAATCACAAACTATTGTAATACCGTAACATCATGA
- a CDS encoding GumC family protein, which produces MNSEQETTYLREEENELNLRDLFNIVRANWYWFLLSVLLCSGAAFLYLKWAPKVYTRTASVLIKDNAKGGGLSESAAFEELNMFNVKSNVDNEVLVFKSKRLMNIVAERLNLDVSYTVKEGLRTVELYTQSPVAVQFPETEAVQAFSLTVTPLSEKEVMLSDFSTDEGKMQKIALNDTVTTPVGKLVVTPTLYYSDKYFGKPVAVGKKNREDVTLSYSNALQVALASKTATIINLTLQDVSIPRAEDVLNMLIAVYNEDAINDKNQVTVNTSNFINDRLIIIEKELGSVDADIETYKRENQLTDISSETGMYLQESSQYSKEGLGLENQRTLAKYIRDYLTDPHKSSDLIPANTGIADVNIEGQISEYNNLLLKRDKLISNSSNKNPVVMDLNNSLNAMKQTIIRAVDNLIVGLNIKIKNIKEREVQTSRRISAVPTQQKYVLSVERQQKIKEELYLYLLNKREENALSQAITESNARVIDAAQGSRLPVAPKSMMILLAAMVLGLAIPAGVIWLQVVMNTTVRTRKDVEDAVSIPFLGEIPLRDKKNKDEIVVRENGRDSISEAFRIVRTNMDFMRVKAKEMKVVMFTSFNPNAGKTFVSMNLAMSFALTSKKVILIDLDIRKGTLTSHVSGAANMGVTNYLSGKVDDIDAIIQKGELAENLDIIHTGPVPPNPSELLLSNRLDTLMEALKERYDYIILDNVPAGMVADAAIVNRVADLTIYILRAGLMDRRQLPELEKLYRQEKFKNMCLILNGVRYGHSGYGYGYGYGYGYGYGYGYGNEKKK; this is translated from the coding sequence ATGAATTCTGAACAAGAAACAACTTATCTGCGTGAAGAAGAAAACGAACTGAATCTAAGGGATCTTTTCAATATTGTCCGGGCTAACTGGTATTGGTTTCTCTTGTCTGTCCTGCTCTGTAGCGGGGCGGCATTCCTGTATCTGAAATGGGCACCGAAAGTGTATACGCGTACGGCTTCCGTTCTGATCAAGGATAATGCAAAGGGGGGTGGTCTCAGTGAGTCGGCTGCTTTTGAAGAGCTGAACATGTTCAATGTAAAAAGTAATGTGGACAACGAGGTACTGGTATTCAAGTCGAAGCGTTTGATGAATATTGTTGCCGAACGGCTGAATCTGGATGTCAGCTATACGGTGAAGGAGGGATTGCGTACGGTGGAGCTGTATACGCAGTCGCCCGTTGCCGTACAGTTTCCGGAAACGGAGGCGGTACAGGCGTTTTCTTTGACGGTGACCCCCTTGTCGGAAAAGGAGGTGATGCTGTCGGACTTCTCCACGGACGAAGGAAAGATGCAGAAGATCGCGCTGAACGATACGGTAACTACCCCTGTCGGCAAGCTGGTGGTGACTCCGACGCTGTATTACTCGGATAAATACTTCGGCAAGCCGGTCGCTGTCGGCAAGAAGAACCGGGAGGATGTCACTTTGAGCTATAGCAATGCGCTGCAGGTGGCACTGGCCAGTAAGACGGCGACGATCATTAACCTGACTTTGCAGGATGTCTCTATCCCGCGTGCGGAAGATGTACTGAACATGCTGATTGCCGTTTACAACGAGGATGCGATCAACGACAAGAACCAGGTGACGGTGAACACGTCCAACTTCATCAATGACCGTCTGATCATTATTGAGAAGGAGCTGGGGAGCGTGGATGCCGATATCGAGACTTACAAGCGTGAAAACCAGTTGACGGACATCAGTTCGGAAACGGGCATGTATCTGCAGGAAAGCAGCCAGTACAGCAAAGAGGGGTTGGGGCTGGAGAACCAGCGGACGCTTGCCAAATATATCCGCGATTACCTGACCGATCCGCATAAAAGTTCGGATCTGATACCTGCCAATACGGGTATCGCCGATGTGAATATCGAGGGACAGATCAGCGAGTACAACAACCTGTTGCTGAAACGGGATAAACTGATCAGCAACAGCAGTAACAAGAATCCGGTGGTGATGGACCTGAACAATTCGCTGAATGCGATGAAACAGACCATTATCCGGGCGGTGGACAACCTGATTGTCGGTCTGAATATCAAGATCAAGAATATCAAGGAGCGGGAGGTGCAGACGTCACGCCGTATCTCGGCAGTTCCGACGCAGCAGAAATATGTGCTGTCGGTCGAACGCCAGCAGAAGATCAAGGAAGAGCTGTATCTTTACCTGTTGAACAAGCGGGAAGAGAATGCCTTGTCACAGGCGATTACGGAAAGTAATGCCCGTGTGATCGATGCGGCACAGGGAAGCCGGCTTCCGGTGGCTCCGAAGTCGATGATGATCCTGTTGGCGGCTATGGTGTTGGGGCTGGCTATTCCGGCGGGCGTGATCTGGCTGCAGGTGGTCATGAATACGACTGTGCGTACGCGTAAGGATGTGGAGGATGCCGTATCGATTCCGTTTTTGGGAGAGATCCCTTTGCGCGACAAGAAGAATAAGGATGAGATAGTCGTGCGTGAAAACGGTCGCGACAGTATTTCGGAGGCTTTCCGTATCGTGCGTACGAATATGGATTTCATGCGTGTGAAAGCGAAAGAGATGAAAGTGGTGATGTTCACTTCTTTCAATCCGAATGCGGGTAAGACCTTTGTGTCGATGAACCTCGCCATGAGCTTTGCACTGACCAGCAAGAAGGTGATACTGATCGACCTCGATATCCGTAAGGGTACCCTTACAAGCCATGTTAGCGGCGCCGCTAACATGGGGGTAACTAATTATTTATCCGGGAAGGTGGATGATATAGATGCCATCATTCAGAAAGGGGAACTTGCGGAAAACCTGGATATTATCCATACAGGACCGGTTCCTCCCAATCCTTCGGAACTTTTGTTGAGTAACCGTCTGGATACTTTAATGGAGGCGCTGAAGGAACGGTATGACTATATCATTCTGGATAATGTGCCTGCCGGTATGGTTGCCGATGCTGCCATTGTGAATCGGGTGGCCGACCTGACTATTTATATTCTGCGTGCCGGATTGATGGACCGTCGTCAGCTACCGGAACTGGAAAAGCTGTACAGACAGGAGAAATTCAAAAATATGTGTCTGATCCTGAATGGTGTACGCTATGGCCATTCCGGTTATGGCTATGGATACGGATATGGTTACGGGTATGGTTATGGGTACGGATATGGAAATGAGAAGAAAAAATAA
- a CDS encoding HU family DNA-binding protein, whose product MNTFINTIFEEVKSDNKVRIGGLGVFSLLYQKSRPVRNPQTMEPIVLAPRNSVKFRPADDLVRKLNGEEK is encoded by the coding sequence TTGAACACATTTATAAATACTATCTTCGAAGAGGTGAAGTCGGATAATAAGGTGAGGATCGGAGGACTCGGGGTCTTTTCTCTTCTGTACCAGAAGTCGCGCCCTGTACGTAACCCACAAACTATGGAGCCGATCGTACTTGCACCCAGAAATTCGGTGAAATTCCGACCGGCAGATGATCTGGTCCGAAAGCTGAACGGAGAAGAAAAGTAA
- a CDS encoding tyrosine-protein phosphatase: MLTWIVPKRNILYTTLLEGMTDVHAHLLPGVDGGSESLMDSMAALKRMKEVGVKRIFLTPHIADECKNNSPELLQAKYSILKECCPPDMELYLAGEYMLDSGFDARKRGEILTFPGKQILVETSCSSAPERFLTFLFDLVLEGYKPVIAHPELYRYMTQNDYYFLKDKGYKFQLNLFSLAGLYGKQPRSVARNLLDKGYYDYVGSDFRRLGDYEKGLKKLYLSANRIRQVGELFENNDSLWHSGSLPKQIF, encoded by the coding sequence ATGTTGACCTGGATTGTACCGAAGAGAAACATTCTTTATACCACATTGCTTGAGGGAATGACAGATGTGCATGCACATCTGCTTCCCGGTGTGGACGGAGGATCGGAGTCTTTGATGGACTCGATGGCTGCCTTGAAGAGAATGAAGGAGGTGGGGGTGAAACGCATCTTCCTTACTCCCCATATCGCAGATGAGTGCAAGAATAATTCGCCGGAACTTTTACAGGCTAAATATTCTATTCTGAAAGAGTGTTGTCCGCCGGATATGGAATTATACCTGGCTGGCGAATATATGCTGGATAGTGGGTTTGATGCCCGTAAAAGGGGAGAAATACTGACTTTCCCCGGAAAGCAGATATTGGTGGAGACTTCCTGTTCGTCGGCTCCGGAGAGATTCCTGACATTTTTATTTGATCTGGTCCTGGAGGGATATAAACCTGTTATCGCGCATCCGGAGCTGTATCGGTACATGACACAGAATGATTATTATTTTCTGAAAGACAAGGGGTATAAATTCCAGTTGAATTTGTTCTCGTTGGCCGGATTGTATGGAAAACAGCCCCGATCAGTTGCACGGAATCTGTTGGATAAAGGATATTATGATTATGTGGGTTCGGATTTTAGGCGGCTGGGGGATTACGAGAAAGGTCTGAAAAAACTGTACTTGTCAGCGAACCGGATACGGCAGGTCGGTGAACTGTTTGAAAATAACGATTCGCTCTGGCACAGCGGATCGCTGCCAAAACAAATATTTTAA